From Camelina sativa cultivar DH55 chromosome 7, Cs, whole genome shotgun sequence, one genomic window encodes:
- the LOC104700658 gene encoding MADS-box transcription factor 21-like, with protein MAKVKLAWIENDKARARRLKQRREGLLKKVKELSVLCDITAFLIIFSPNEAVPMVWPSVEMARGILDGFFALPKFVQKQKETIVKSILEEKIKTVHEQLMKSNEKKKEYVVDELMMRLQHGRGFDDLNLSEIHVLLSFSKDKIILYRKKLNFMQFSTLRDPPVLPFEVQAEQLTITTNDAFVGSGQDDDKNRKKDEEPRIFNIDTFKENKSYYLIDRWVLDPKPLEHVIYQQMRNDNPNFVSYFPYQGSDSNGNASLEMEPVSPQVMTFHGLVGSASQPLQHCNMTNNAIMAMNQPFDLMSRVLERQDEGNNINNSEIYMTNNTATTNNDVRQEPPPNEITSREDIVNLSPFDINRN; from the coding sequence ATGGCAAAGGTAAAACTTGCATGGATAGAGAATGACAAGGCAAGAGCAAGAAGATTAAAGCAAAGGAGAGAAGGTTTACTCAAAAAGGTGAAAGAGCTATCCGTATTGTGTGATATTACGGcttttctaatcatttttagtCCTAATGAAGCTGTCCCAATGGTGTGGCCATCAGTTGAGATGGCTCGTGGCATCTTAGACGGTTTCTTTGCCTTACCAAAGTTCGTGCAAAAGCAGAAAGAGACGATTGTCAAATCAATTTTGGAGGAGAAGATAAAAACCGTTCATGAACAACTAATGAAGAGtaatgaaaagaagaaggagtATGTTGTTGATGAATTAATGATGCGTCTACAACATGGTCGTGGATTTGATGATCTTAACTTAAGTGAGATCCATGTATTACTATCTTTCTCAAAAGATAAAATCATACTATATAGGAAGAAGCTAAATTTCATGCAGTTTTCTACTCTTCGTGATCCACCAGTTCTTCCATTTGAGGTGCAAGCCGAGCAGTTGACGATCACCACAAATGATGCTTTTGTAGGAAGCGGTCAAGACGatgataaaaatagaaaaaaagatgaagaaccGAGAATATTTAACATTGACACCTTTAAGGAGAATAAAAGTTATTACTTAATAGATCGATGGGTTCTCGACCCTAAACCACTTGAGCATGTAATTTACCAACAAATGCGGAACGACAATCCAAACTTTGTAAGTTATTTTCCATACCAAGGAAGTGATAGCAATGGAAATGCTAGTTTGGAGATGGAGCCCGTTTCTCCCCAAGTGATGACTTTTCATGGTTTGGTTGGGTCTGCATCTCAACCATTACAACATTGTAACATGACTAATAATGCAATAATGGCTATGAATCAACCATTTGATTTGATGAGTCGTGTGCTGGAAAGACAAGATGAAGGAAACAACATTAACAACTCAGAAATTTACATGACCAACAACACTGCAACGACCAATAATGATGTTCGACAAGAGCCACCTCCTAATGAAATAACCTCTAGAGAAGATATTGTTAATTTGTCGCCGTTCGATATAAATAGGAACTag
- the LOC109125410 gene encoding uncharacterized protein LOC109125410, which yields MKNRIFAEVAPKKKNRIYGVGTMQTEASSAQVVLTPTPTEDPVILAEKLSQAEAVLASQSTQLEDYALKLQQNTQKMHCYDAYFDYLSEKDPEFAAKFPRPETAATNETGAGDTGPETGAGGITRPT from the exons ATGAAGAACCGAATTTTTGCTGAG gttgctccgaagaagaaaaataggatATATGGAGTCGGTACTATGCAAACtgaagcatcttcagctcaaGTTGTTCTGACGCCTACTCCGACTGAAGATCCAGTCATTCTAGCTGAGAAGCTTTCTCAGGCCGAAGCTGTTCTTGCGAGTCAGTCTACTCAGCTAGAagattatgcattgaagttgcaACAAAATACTCAGAAGATGCATTGCTACGATGCCTACTTCGATTATCTATCTGAGAAGGACCCTGAATTTGCTGCAAAATTTCCCCGACCTGAGACTGCTGCCACCAATGAGACCGGAGCAGGAGATACCGGACCTGAGACCGGAGCAGGAGGTATCACCAGACCAACTTAG